A window from bacterium encodes these proteins:
- a CDS encoding 16S rRNA (uracil(1498)-N(3))-methyltransferase, which yields MVGREWGEFAFIPPSGIHGERIELPPEESHHLFRVRRVSVGNEAWITDGEGTVYRCRVISPQALEILERRKEFGEPRVPIILCAAVLKGDGNRELVDLATQLGATQVVFFHAAHGEGRLNETKIEKLHRTAVAALKQSGRARLPQIGVKRNLSDLLNDLPEDGVRFIAQASRDDAKLESKPPGPSEKSAILLVGPEGGFTAEEMTMALDHDFRQLVLAYRRLRSQTAAAAGLAFILEWIGECRVLG from the coding sequence CGAGCGGATCGAGCTCCCTCCCGAAGAATCGCATCATCTGTTTCGCGTGCGTCGCGTATCGGTGGGTAACGAAGCATGGATCACCGACGGGGAAGGTACGGTCTATCGCTGCCGGGTCATTTCGCCGCAAGCTCTCGAAATCCTCGAACGACGCAAGGAATTCGGTGAGCCTCGCGTACCGATCATTCTCTGTGCCGCCGTTCTGAAAGGGGACGGCAACCGGGAGCTCGTGGATCTCGCCACCCAACTCGGCGCTACGCAGGTTGTTTTTTTTCACGCCGCGCACGGTGAGGGCCGGCTGAATGAAACCAAAATCGAGAAACTCCACAGAACGGCCGTGGCGGCGCTCAAACAAAGCGGCCGCGCCCGTCTGCCGCAGATCGGCGTGAAGCGGAATCTGTCCGATCTGTTGAATGATCTTCCCGAGGACGGTGTTCGATTCATCGCCCAGGCCTCTCGGGACGACGCGAAGCTGGAATCCAAACCGCCCGGACCTTCGGAGAAATCTGCGATTCTGTTGGTGGGGCCGGAGGGAGGATTCACCGCTGAGGAAATGACGATGGCGCTCGATCATGATTTCCGGCAACTCGTCCTCGCATATCGCCGCCTTCGCTCGCAAACCGCCGCAGCCGCCGGACTCGCGTTCATCCTTGAATGGATCGGGGAGTGCCGAGTGCTCGGATAA